One window of Siniperca chuatsi isolate FFG_IHB_CAS linkage group LG19, ASM2008510v1, whole genome shotgun sequence genomic DNA carries:
- the epb41l3a gene encoding band 4.1-like protein 3a isoform X1, with the protein MTTEPGEPQEAQPKEAESFPEAVAHSTPKQGGEGGLSQSQAQSSLAEDSTSHLSSSSRIARSPARNPLSFRTMQTKVTLLDGSLFTCTVEKRARGLQLFEKVCEHINLLERDYFALSFRDADNNKNWLDPAKEMKKQVRGVPWNFSFNVKFYPPDPAQLSEDITRYFLCLQLRQDIVSGRLPCSFATHTVLGSYTIQSELGDYDPDECGSDYISELCFAPNQTKEMEEKIMELHKTYRGMTPAEAEMHFLENVKKLSMYGVDLHHAKMVGSRFDCLPSAKSEDSEGVAIMLGVCSSGLLVYRDRLRINRFSWPKILKISYKRNNFYIKIRPGEFDQFESTIGFKLLNHRAAKRLWKVCVEHHSFFRLVSPEETPKKLLSLGSKFRYSGRTQIQSRRASAQISRPAPHFPRCISKRNMLSRSLDGASRATPTSSLIGSPAITASPKANGGTNTDMGTGLYGASKAIAISDLITTVTPERRTEERRAEQVEEVLVVEEEVQERMEVDKEEVQQLHREEEEEEETRATETSQQSPLTPQKQDTKTELTDTAVDGDLTATESDQDEDLKTQETLGSPEEEQKPQSTISALRRSFLEGGGGGGGGMTEWEKRLASSPLRRVDDSPMIEPLEPDEPKPTFDEMSPELNALLKSAREQKTFREHNLLKTSEKVETVFLMTESCDQDQPMVDQPQEVPVMRKTLTYEAPGSREDSDPPAGLLLSSQTFTAETSNTTTTTHITKTVKGGISETRIEKRIVISGDTEIDHDQALAAALSEARRQHPELSVTRVVVHKETEVSPDHVID; encoded by the exons ATGACGACAGAGCCAGGTGAGCCACAGGAGGCCCAGCCCAAAGAGGCGGAGTCTTTCCCTGAAGCTGTCGCCCACTCCACACctaaacag GGAGGGGAGGGTGGGCTGTCCCAGAGCCAAGCTCAGAGCTCATTGGCCGAGGACTCGACGAGTCACCTGTCGTCGAGCAGTCGAATCGCTCGCTCTCCAGCCAGAAACCCGCTGAGCTTCAGGACGATGCAGACCAAAGTGACCCTGCTGGATGGCTCGCTGTTCACCTGCACTGTGGAG AAACGTGCTCGCGGTCTGCAGCTGTTTGAGAAGGTTTGTGAACACATTAACCTGCTGGAGAGAGACTACTTCGCTTTGTCCTTCAGAGATGCAGACAACAACAAG AACTGGTTGGATCCGGCGAAGGAGATGAAGaagcaggtcagag GGGTTCCCTGGAACTTCTCCTTTAACGTCAAGTTTTACCCTCCTGACCCTGCCCAGCTCTCTGAGGACATCACCAG gtacTTCCTGTGTCTCCAGCTCAGACAAGATATAGTTTCTGGTCGTCTTCCATGTTCATTTGCGACTCACACAGTCCTCGGCTCCTACACCATCCAATCAGAGCTCGGAGACTACGATCCTG ATGAGTGTGGTTCAGATTACATCAGTGAACTCTGTTTTGCTCCgaatcaaacaaaagaaatggaGGAGAAGATCATGGAGCTGCATAAAACATACAG AGGAATGACACCGGCTGAagcagagatgcacttcctggAAAACGTAAAGAAACTTTCCATGTACGGAGTCGACCTTCATCACGCaaag ATGGTAGGAAGCCGCTTTGATTGCTTGCCTTCAGCTAAGTCAGAG gactCAGAGGGCGTGGCCATCATGCTGGGCGTGTGCAGTAGTGGTCTGCTGGTctacagagacagactgaggatCAACAGATTCTCGTGGCCGAAGATCCTGAAGATCTCGTACAAAAGGAACAACTTCTACATCAAGATTCGACCTGGAGAG TTTGACCAGTTTGAGTCTACTATTGGTTTCAAGCTGCTGAACCACAGAGCAGCTAAAAGACTATGGAAAGTCTGCGTGGAGCATCACTCCTTCTTCAG GCTGGTGTCTCCAGAGGAGACCCCTAAGAAGTTGCTGTCTCTGGGTTCAAAGTTTCGTTACAGCGGTCGGACTCAGATTCAGAGTCGCAGAGCCAGTGCTCAGATCTCCAGACCTGCACCGCATTTCCCACGATGCATCAGCAAGAGGAACATGCTGAGCCGTAGCCTGGATGGAG CTTCAAGGGCCACGCCCACATCCTCTCTGATTGGCTCCCCAGCCATCACAGCATCCCCCAAAGCCAACGGTGGTACAAACACAG atatgGGTACGGGGTTGTACGGAGCGTCTAAAGCCATCGCTATTAGTGACCTCATCACCACGGTAACACCTGAGAGGAGgacggaggagaggagggcGGAGCAAG TTGAGGAGGtgctggtggtggaggaggaggttcaGGAGAGGATGGAGGTCGATAAAGAGGAGGTGCAGCAGCTGCatagggaggaggaggaggaagaggagaccaGAGCGACAGAGACTTCTCAGCAGAGTCCTTTGACTCCCCAGAAACAGGACACCAAG acCGAGCTGACTGATACAGCTGTGGACGGAGACCTGACGGCGACTGAG tctGATCAGGATGAAGACTTGAAAACTCAG GAGACATTGGGAAGtccagaggaggagcagaaacCTCAGAGCACCATCAGCGCTCTCAGACGCTCCTTcttagagggaggaggaggaggaggaggagggatgacAGAGTGGGAGAAACGTCTCGCCTCCTCACCTCTACGACGAGTCGACGACTCCCCGATGATTGAACCGCTGGAACCAGACGAG cctaAACCTACATTCGATGAAATGTCTCCTGAGCTGAACGCTCTGCTGAAGTCGGCCAGAGAACAAAAAACCTTCAGAGAACACAACCTGCTGAag acATCAGAGAAGGTGGAGACAGTCTTCTTAATGACAGAGTCATGTGACCAGGACCAGCCAATGGTGGACCAGCCTCAG gAGGTTCCAGTGATGAGGAAGACTCTCACATATGAAGCTCCAGGG agccGAGAGGACTCTGATCCTCCTGCAGGCTTGCTGCTGAGCTCCCAGACCTTCACTGCAGAGAcctccaacaccaccaccaccacacacatcACCAAG ACGGTAAAAGGAGGAATTTCAGAAACCAGAATCGAGAAGAGAATTGTGATTTCTGGAGACACAGAAATCGACCATGACCAG GCTCTGGCGGCGGCGCTCAGCGAGGCTCGGCGGCAGCATCCTGAGCTGTCCGTCACACGAGTTGTCGTCCATAAAGAAACAGAGGTCTCTCCTGATCATGTGATTGATTAG
- the epb41l3a gene encoding band 4.1-like protein 3a isoform X5, with translation MTTEPGEPQEAQPKEAESFPEAVAHSTPKQGGEGGLSQSQAQSSLAEDSTSHLSSSSRIARSPARNPLSFRTMQTKVTLLDGSLFTCTVEKRARGLQLFEKVCEHINLLERDYFALSFRDADNNKNWLDPAKEMKKQVRGVPWNFSFNVKFYPPDPAQLSEDITRYFLCLQLRQDIVSGRLPCSFATHTVLGSYTIQSELGDYDPDECGSDYISELCFAPNQTKEMEEKIMELHKTYRGMTPAEAEMHFLENVKKLSMYGVDLHHAKMVGSRFDCLPSAKSEDSEGVAIMLGVCSSGLLVYRDRLRINRFSWPKILKISYKRNNFYIKIRPGEFDQFESTIGFKLLNHRAAKRLWKVCVEHHSFFRLVSPEETPKKLLSLGSKFRYSGRTQIQSRRASAQISRPAPHFPRCISKRNMLSRSLDGASRATPTSSLIGSPAITASPKANGGTNTDMGTGLYGASKAIAISDLITTVTPERRTEERRAEQVEEVLVVEEEVQERMEVDKEEVQQLHREEEEEEETRATETSQQSPLTPQKQDTKTELTDTAVDGDLTATESDQDEDLKTQETLGSPEEEQKPQSTISALRRSFLEGGGGGGGGMTEWEKRLASSPLRRVDDSPMIEPLEPDETSEKVETVFLMTESCDQDQPMVDQPQEVPVMRKTLTYEAPGSREDSDPPAGLLLSSQTFTAETSNTTTTTHITKTVKGGISETRIEKRIVISGDTEIDHDQALAAALSEARRQHPELSVTRVVVHKETEVSPDHVID, from the exons ATGACGACAGAGCCAGGTGAGCCACAGGAGGCCCAGCCCAAAGAGGCGGAGTCTTTCCCTGAAGCTGTCGCCCACTCCACACctaaacag GGAGGGGAGGGTGGGCTGTCCCAGAGCCAAGCTCAGAGCTCATTGGCCGAGGACTCGACGAGTCACCTGTCGTCGAGCAGTCGAATCGCTCGCTCTCCAGCCAGAAACCCGCTGAGCTTCAGGACGATGCAGACCAAAGTGACCCTGCTGGATGGCTCGCTGTTCACCTGCACTGTGGAG AAACGTGCTCGCGGTCTGCAGCTGTTTGAGAAGGTTTGTGAACACATTAACCTGCTGGAGAGAGACTACTTCGCTTTGTCCTTCAGAGATGCAGACAACAACAAG AACTGGTTGGATCCGGCGAAGGAGATGAAGaagcaggtcagag GGGTTCCCTGGAACTTCTCCTTTAACGTCAAGTTTTACCCTCCTGACCCTGCCCAGCTCTCTGAGGACATCACCAG gtacTTCCTGTGTCTCCAGCTCAGACAAGATATAGTTTCTGGTCGTCTTCCATGTTCATTTGCGACTCACACAGTCCTCGGCTCCTACACCATCCAATCAGAGCTCGGAGACTACGATCCTG ATGAGTGTGGTTCAGATTACATCAGTGAACTCTGTTTTGCTCCgaatcaaacaaaagaaatggaGGAGAAGATCATGGAGCTGCATAAAACATACAG AGGAATGACACCGGCTGAagcagagatgcacttcctggAAAACGTAAAGAAACTTTCCATGTACGGAGTCGACCTTCATCACGCaaag ATGGTAGGAAGCCGCTTTGATTGCTTGCCTTCAGCTAAGTCAGAG gactCAGAGGGCGTGGCCATCATGCTGGGCGTGTGCAGTAGTGGTCTGCTGGTctacagagacagactgaggatCAACAGATTCTCGTGGCCGAAGATCCTGAAGATCTCGTACAAAAGGAACAACTTCTACATCAAGATTCGACCTGGAGAG TTTGACCAGTTTGAGTCTACTATTGGTTTCAAGCTGCTGAACCACAGAGCAGCTAAAAGACTATGGAAAGTCTGCGTGGAGCATCACTCCTTCTTCAG GCTGGTGTCTCCAGAGGAGACCCCTAAGAAGTTGCTGTCTCTGGGTTCAAAGTTTCGTTACAGCGGTCGGACTCAGATTCAGAGTCGCAGAGCCAGTGCTCAGATCTCCAGACCTGCACCGCATTTCCCACGATGCATCAGCAAGAGGAACATGCTGAGCCGTAGCCTGGATGGAG CTTCAAGGGCCACGCCCACATCCTCTCTGATTGGCTCCCCAGCCATCACAGCATCCCCCAAAGCCAACGGTGGTACAAACACAG atatgGGTACGGGGTTGTACGGAGCGTCTAAAGCCATCGCTATTAGTGACCTCATCACCACGGTAACACCTGAGAGGAGgacggaggagaggagggcGGAGCAAG TTGAGGAGGtgctggtggtggaggaggaggttcaGGAGAGGATGGAGGTCGATAAAGAGGAGGTGCAGCAGCTGCatagggaggaggaggaggaagaggagaccaGAGCGACAGAGACTTCTCAGCAGAGTCCTTTGACTCCCCAGAAACAGGACACCAAG acCGAGCTGACTGATACAGCTGTGGACGGAGACCTGACGGCGACTGAG tctGATCAGGATGAAGACTTGAAAACTCAG GAGACATTGGGAAGtccagaggaggagcagaaacCTCAGAGCACCATCAGCGCTCTCAGACGCTCCTTcttagagggaggaggaggaggaggaggagggatgacAGAGTGGGAGAAACGTCTCGCCTCCTCACCTCTACGACGAGTCGACGACTCCCCGATGATTGAACCGCTGGAACCAGACGAG acATCAGAGAAGGTGGAGACAGTCTTCTTAATGACAGAGTCATGTGACCAGGACCAGCCAATGGTGGACCAGCCTCAG gAGGTTCCAGTGATGAGGAAGACTCTCACATATGAAGCTCCAGGG agccGAGAGGACTCTGATCCTCCTGCAGGCTTGCTGCTGAGCTCCCAGACCTTCACTGCAGAGAcctccaacaccaccaccaccacacacatcACCAAG ACGGTAAAAGGAGGAATTTCAGAAACCAGAATCGAGAAGAGAATTGTGATTTCTGGAGACACAGAAATCGACCATGACCAG GCTCTGGCGGCGGCGCTCAGCGAGGCTCGGCGGCAGCATCCTGAGCTGTCCGTCACACGAGTTGTCGTCCATAAAGAAACAGAGGTCTCTCCTGATCATGTGATTGATTAG
- the epb41l3a gene encoding band 4.1-like protein 3a isoform X6 has product MTTEPGEPQEAQPKEAESFPEAVAHSTPKQGGEGGLSQSQAQSSLAEDSTSHLSSSSRIARSPARNPLSFRTMQTKVTLLDGSLFTCTVEKRARGLQLFEKVCEHINLLERDYFALSFRDADNNKNWLDPAKEMKKQVRGVPWNFSFNVKFYPPDPAQLSEDITRYFLCLQLRQDIVSGRLPCSFATHTVLGSYTIQSELGDYDPDECGSDYISELCFAPNQTKEMEEKIMELHKTYRGMTPAEAEMHFLENVKKLSMYGVDLHHAKMVGSRFDCLPSAKSEDSEGVAIMLGVCSSGLLVYRDRLRINRFSWPKILKISYKRNNFYIKIRPGEFDQFESTIGFKLLNHRAAKRLWKVCVEHHSFFRLVSPEETPKKLLSLGSKFRYSGRTQIQSRRASAQISRPAPHFPRCISKRNMLSRSLDGASRATPTSSLIGSPAITASPKANGGTNTDMGTGLYGASKAIAISDLITTVTPERRTEERRAEQVEEVLVVEEEVQERMEVDKEEVQQLHREEEEEEETRATETSQQSPLTPQKQDTKTELTDTAVDGDLTATESDQDEDLKTQETLGSPEEEQKPQSTISALRRSFLEGGGGGGGGMTEWEKRLASSPLRRVDDSPMIEPLEPDEPKPTFDEMSPELNALLKSAREQKTFREHNLLKTSEKVETVFLMTESCDQDQPMVDQPQEVPVMRKTLTYEAPGSREDSDPPAGLLLSSQTFTAETSNTTTTTHITKTVKGGISETRIEKRIVISGDTEIDHDQD; this is encoded by the exons ATGACGACAGAGCCAGGTGAGCCACAGGAGGCCCAGCCCAAAGAGGCGGAGTCTTTCCCTGAAGCTGTCGCCCACTCCACACctaaacag GGAGGGGAGGGTGGGCTGTCCCAGAGCCAAGCTCAGAGCTCATTGGCCGAGGACTCGACGAGTCACCTGTCGTCGAGCAGTCGAATCGCTCGCTCTCCAGCCAGAAACCCGCTGAGCTTCAGGACGATGCAGACCAAAGTGACCCTGCTGGATGGCTCGCTGTTCACCTGCACTGTGGAG AAACGTGCTCGCGGTCTGCAGCTGTTTGAGAAGGTTTGTGAACACATTAACCTGCTGGAGAGAGACTACTTCGCTTTGTCCTTCAGAGATGCAGACAACAACAAG AACTGGTTGGATCCGGCGAAGGAGATGAAGaagcaggtcagag GGGTTCCCTGGAACTTCTCCTTTAACGTCAAGTTTTACCCTCCTGACCCTGCCCAGCTCTCTGAGGACATCACCAG gtacTTCCTGTGTCTCCAGCTCAGACAAGATATAGTTTCTGGTCGTCTTCCATGTTCATTTGCGACTCACACAGTCCTCGGCTCCTACACCATCCAATCAGAGCTCGGAGACTACGATCCTG ATGAGTGTGGTTCAGATTACATCAGTGAACTCTGTTTTGCTCCgaatcaaacaaaagaaatggaGGAGAAGATCATGGAGCTGCATAAAACATACAG AGGAATGACACCGGCTGAagcagagatgcacttcctggAAAACGTAAAGAAACTTTCCATGTACGGAGTCGACCTTCATCACGCaaag ATGGTAGGAAGCCGCTTTGATTGCTTGCCTTCAGCTAAGTCAGAG gactCAGAGGGCGTGGCCATCATGCTGGGCGTGTGCAGTAGTGGTCTGCTGGTctacagagacagactgaggatCAACAGATTCTCGTGGCCGAAGATCCTGAAGATCTCGTACAAAAGGAACAACTTCTACATCAAGATTCGACCTGGAGAG TTTGACCAGTTTGAGTCTACTATTGGTTTCAAGCTGCTGAACCACAGAGCAGCTAAAAGACTATGGAAAGTCTGCGTGGAGCATCACTCCTTCTTCAG GCTGGTGTCTCCAGAGGAGACCCCTAAGAAGTTGCTGTCTCTGGGTTCAAAGTTTCGTTACAGCGGTCGGACTCAGATTCAGAGTCGCAGAGCCAGTGCTCAGATCTCCAGACCTGCACCGCATTTCCCACGATGCATCAGCAAGAGGAACATGCTGAGCCGTAGCCTGGATGGAG CTTCAAGGGCCACGCCCACATCCTCTCTGATTGGCTCCCCAGCCATCACAGCATCCCCCAAAGCCAACGGTGGTACAAACACAG atatgGGTACGGGGTTGTACGGAGCGTCTAAAGCCATCGCTATTAGTGACCTCATCACCACGGTAACACCTGAGAGGAGgacggaggagaggagggcGGAGCAAG TTGAGGAGGtgctggtggtggaggaggaggttcaGGAGAGGATGGAGGTCGATAAAGAGGAGGTGCAGCAGCTGCatagggaggaggaggaggaagaggagaccaGAGCGACAGAGACTTCTCAGCAGAGTCCTTTGACTCCCCAGAAACAGGACACCAAG acCGAGCTGACTGATACAGCTGTGGACGGAGACCTGACGGCGACTGAG tctGATCAGGATGAAGACTTGAAAACTCAG GAGACATTGGGAAGtccagaggaggagcagaaacCTCAGAGCACCATCAGCGCTCTCAGACGCTCCTTcttagagggaggaggaggaggaggaggagggatgacAGAGTGGGAGAAACGTCTCGCCTCCTCACCTCTACGACGAGTCGACGACTCCCCGATGATTGAACCGCTGGAACCAGACGAG cctaAACCTACATTCGATGAAATGTCTCCTGAGCTGAACGCTCTGCTGAAGTCGGCCAGAGAACAAAAAACCTTCAGAGAACACAACCTGCTGAag acATCAGAGAAGGTGGAGACAGTCTTCTTAATGACAGAGTCATGTGACCAGGACCAGCCAATGGTGGACCAGCCTCAG gAGGTTCCAGTGATGAGGAAGACTCTCACATATGAAGCTCCAGGG agccGAGAGGACTCTGATCCTCCTGCAGGCTTGCTGCTGAGCTCCCAGACCTTCACTGCAGAGAcctccaacaccaccaccaccacacacatcACCAAG ACGGTAAAAGGAGGAATTTCAGAAACCAGAATCGAGAAGAGAATTGTGATTTCTGGAGACACAGAAATCGACCATGACCAG gaCTGA
- the epb41l3a gene encoding band 4.1-like protein 3a isoform X3, with protein sequence MTTEPGEPQEAQPKEAESFPEAVAHSTPKQGGEGGLSQSQAQSSLAEDSTSHLSSSSRIARSPARNPLSFRTMQTKVTLLDGSLFTCTVEKRARGLQLFEKVCEHINLLERDYFALSFRDADNNKNWLDPAKEMKKQVRGVPWNFSFNVKFYPPDPAQLSEDITRYFLCLQLRQDIVSGRLPCSFATHTVLGSYTIQSELGDYDPDECGSDYISELCFAPNQTKEMEEKIMELHKTYRGMTPAEAEMHFLENVKKLSMYGVDLHHAKMVGSRFDCLPSAKSEDSEGVAIMLGVCSSGLLVYRDRLRINRFSWPKILKISYKRNNFYIKIRPGEFDQFESTIGFKLLNHRAAKRLWKVCVEHHSFFRLVSPEETPKKLLSLGSKFRYSGRTQIQSRRASAQISRPAPHFPRCISKRNMLSRSLDGASRATPTSSLIGSPAITASPKANGGTNTDMGTGLYGASKAIAISDLITTVTPERRTEERRAEQVEEVLVVEEEVQERMEVDKEEVQQLHREEEEEEETRATETSQQSPLTPQKQDTKTELTDTAVDGDLTATESDQDEDLKTQETLGSPEEEQKPQSTISALRRSFLEGGGGGGGGMTEWEKRLASSPLRRVDDSPMIEPLEPDEPKPTFDEMSPELNALLKSAREQKTFREHNLLKTSEKVETVFLMTESCDQDQPMVDQPQSREDSDPPAGLLLSSQTFTAETSNTTTTTHITKTVKGGISETRIEKRIVISGDTEIDHDQALAAALSEARRQHPELSVTRVVVHKETEVSPDHVID encoded by the exons ATGACGACAGAGCCAGGTGAGCCACAGGAGGCCCAGCCCAAAGAGGCGGAGTCTTTCCCTGAAGCTGTCGCCCACTCCACACctaaacag GGAGGGGAGGGTGGGCTGTCCCAGAGCCAAGCTCAGAGCTCATTGGCCGAGGACTCGACGAGTCACCTGTCGTCGAGCAGTCGAATCGCTCGCTCTCCAGCCAGAAACCCGCTGAGCTTCAGGACGATGCAGACCAAAGTGACCCTGCTGGATGGCTCGCTGTTCACCTGCACTGTGGAG AAACGTGCTCGCGGTCTGCAGCTGTTTGAGAAGGTTTGTGAACACATTAACCTGCTGGAGAGAGACTACTTCGCTTTGTCCTTCAGAGATGCAGACAACAACAAG AACTGGTTGGATCCGGCGAAGGAGATGAAGaagcaggtcagag GGGTTCCCTGGAACTTCTCCTTTAACGTCAAGTTTTACCCTCCTGACCCTGCCCAGCTCTCTGAGGACATCACCAG gtacTTCCTGTGTCTCCAGCTCAGACAAGATATAGTTTCTGGTCGTCTTCCATGTTCATTTGCGACTCACACAGTCCTCGGCTCCTACACCATCCAATCAGAGCTCGGAGACTACGATCCTG ATGAGTGTGGTTCAGATTACATCAGTGAACTCTGTTTTGCTCCgaatcaaacaaaagaaatggaGGAGAAGATCATGGAGCTGCATAAAACATACAG AGGAATGACACCGGCTGAagcagagatgcacttcctggAAAACGTAAAGAAACTTTCCATGTACGGAGTCGACCTTCATCACGCaaag ATGGTAGGAAGCCGCTTTGATTGCTTGCCTTCAGCTAAGTCAGAG gactCAGAGGGCGTGGCCATCATGCTGGGCGTGTGCAGTAGTGGTCTGCTGGTctacagagacagactgaggatCAACAGATTCTCGTGGCCGAAGATCCTGAAGATCTCGTACAAAAGGAACAACTTCTACATCAAGATTCGACCTGGAGAG TTTGACCAGTTTGAGTCTACTATTGGTTTCAAGCTGCTGAACCACAGAGCAGCTAAAAGACTATGGAAAGTCTGCGTGGAGCATCACTCCTTCTTCAG GCTGGTGTCTCCAGAGGAGACCCCTAAGAAGTTGCTGTCTCTGGGTTCAAAGTTTCGTTACAGCGGTCGGACTCAGATTCAGAGTCGCAGAGCCAGTGCTCAGATCTCCAGACCTGCACCGCATTTCCCACGATGCATCAGCAAGAGGAACATGCTGAGCCGTAGCCTGGATGGAG CTTCAAGGGCCACGCCCACATCCTCTCTGATTGGCTCCCCAGCCATCACAGCATCCCCCAAAGCCAACGGTGGTACAAACACAG atatgGGTACGGGGTTGTACGGAGCGTCTAAAGCCATCGCTATTAGTGACCTCATCACCACGGTAACACCTGAGAGGAGgacggaggagaggagggcGGAGCAAG TTGAGGAGGtgctggtggtggaggaggaggttcaGGAGAGGATGGAGGTCGATAAAGAGGAGGTGCAGCAGCTGCatagggaggaggaggaggaagaggagaccaGAGCGACAGAGACTTCTCAGCAGAGTCCTTTGACTCCCCAGAAACAGGACACCAAG acCGAGCTGACTGATACAGCTGTGGACGGAGACCTGACGGCGACTGAG tctGATCAGGATGAAGACTTGAAAACTCAG GAGACATTGGGAAGtccagaggaggagcagaaacCTCAGAGCACCATCAGCGCTCTCAGACGCTCCTTcttagagggaggaggaggaggaggaggagggatgacAGAGTGGGAGAAACGTCTCGCCTCCTCACCTCTACGACGAGTCGACGACTCCCCGATGATTGAACCGCTGGAACCAGACGAG cctaAACCTACATTCGATGAAATGTCTCCTGAGCTGAACGCTCTGCTGAAGTCGGCCAGAGAACAAAAAACCTTCAGAGAACACAACCTGCTGAag acATCAGAGAAGGTGGAGACAGTCTTCTTAATGACAGAGTCATGTGACCAGGACCAGCCAATGGTGGACCAGCCTCAG agccGAGAGGACTCTGATCCTCCTGCAGGCTTGCTGCTGAGCTCCCAGACCTTCACTGCAGAGAcctccaacaccaccaccaccacacacatcACCAAG ACGGTAAAAGGAGGAATTTCAGAAACCAGAATCGAGAAGAGAATTGTGATTTCTGGAGACACAGAAATCGACCATGACCAG GCTCTGGCGGCGGCGCTCAGCGAGGCTCGGCGGCAGCATCCTGAGCTGTCCGTCACACGAGTTGTCGTCCATAAAGAAACAGAGGTCTCTCCTGATCATGTGATTGATTAG